Proteins from a genomic interval of Papaver somniferum cultivar HN1 chromosome 4, ASM357369v1, whole genome shotgun sequence:
- the LOC113275789 gene encoding putative methylesterase 11, chloroplastic, whose protein sequence is MGNLCCCLSPKKEKKKLSKRFSNSTTQQSGIISSSNRWNRIRNPSKREKIEDMHIQEQAIAAAILLKQHQQQQQQNGRGTSIPFDRSTSLRHSASSRKQSLPRSSSTRARSSTDPLLPPYQLDAINADDLETKHFVLVHGGGFGAWCWYKTITLLTEAGFKVDAIDLTGAGVNPFVTDSVTSLSQYVNPLTNFIQKLDDKEKVILVAHDLGGACISYVMELFSLKVAKAIFVAAAMLTSGQSTLDMFTQQADPDGLMPQAQTFIYANGNDHAPTAIELNKSLLKDLLFNQSPTKDVALASVSIRSIPFAPVLEKLSLTDENHGSVRKFYIETTEDNAIPLSLQQSMITANPPEQVYRLKGADHSPFFSKPQALHKLLVEISRIPSVQSTCT, encoded by the exons ATGGGTAACCTGTGTTGCTGCTTGTCAcctaaaaaagagaaaaagaaactaTCAAAACGTTtctcaaattcaacaacacaacaaTCAGGGATAATAAGTTCAAGTAATAGGTGGAACAGAATAAGAAATCCTTCAAAAAGAGAGAAAATTGAAGATATGCATATTCAAGAACAAGCAATTGCTGCAGCTATACTActcaaacaacatcaacaacaacaacaacaaaatggaagaggaaCTTCTATTCCATTTGATCGTTCTACTTCGTTAAGACATTcagcttcttcaagaaaacaatcttTGCCTAGAAGTTCTAGCACCAGAGCTCGTTCATCTACTGATCCACTGCTTCCACCTTATCAACTG GATGCAATAAACGCTGATGATTTGGAGACGAAACATTTTGTCCTTGTTCACGGAGGTGGATTTGGTGCTTGGTGTTGGTATAAAACTATAACACTTCTTACAGAAGCTGGATTTAAGGTTGATGCAATAGATTTAACGGGTGCTGGAGTTAATCCATTTGTGACTGATAGTGTTACAAGTCTTTCTCAGTATGTGAACCCACTCACTAATTTCATTCAGAAACTTGATGATAAGGAAAAG GTGATCCTGGTGGCTCATGATCTTGGTGGTGCGTGTATCTCATATGTAATGGAGTTGTTCTCATTAAAGGTTGCCAAAGCTATTTTTGTTGCTGCAGCAATGTTAACGAGTGGGCAAAGTACTCTTGATATGTTCACCCAACAG GCAGATCCAGATGGTCTAATGCCACAAGCTCAGACATTTATATATGCGAATGGGAATGATCATGCTCCAACTGCTATTGAACTCAATAAATCATTGCTGAAAGATTTGTTATTTAATCAAAGTCCCACAAAG GATGTTGCATTGGCGTCTGTTTCAATAAGATCAATTCCATTTGCACCTGTTCTAGAGAAGCTCTCTCTTACTGACGAGAACCACGGCTCAGTCCGGAAGTTTTATATTGAAACAACAGAAGACAATGCCATACCACTCTCTCTACAACAAAGCATGATAACTGCAAATCCTCCAGAACAAGTATACCGGCTAAAGGGTGCCGATCACTCACCGTTTTTCTCAAAGCCTCAAGCCTTACACAAGCTATTGGTTGAGATTTCAAGGATTCCCTCAGTTCAGTCAACTTGTACATGA